The genomic segment ACCGACCCCATCATCTCCACCCCGTAGGAACTACGAGATCACCCCAAGGACGCCTTCGGCATCCAGGGGTCACGGACCGACCATAGAACCCTGTTCAATAAGTGGAACACATTAGCTGTCCGCGTTGGGTAGTAAGGGTCGGAGAAGGGCAATCACTCATTCTTAAAACCAGCGTTCTTAAGACCGACCAAAGAGTCGGGCGGAAGGGGGGGGGAAAGCTCTCCGTTCCTGGTTCTCCTGTAGCTGGATCCTCCGGAACCACAAGAATCCTTAGTTAGAATGGGATTCCAACTCAGCACAGCACCTTTTGAATGAGATTTTGAGAAGAGTTGCTCTTTGGAGAGCACAGTACGATGAAAGTTGTAAGCTGTGTTCGGGGGGGAGTTATTGTCTATCGTTGGCCTCTATGGTAAAATCAGTCGGGGGGCCCGAGAGGCGGTGGTTTACCCTGCGGCGGATGTCAGCGGTTCGAGTCCGCTTATCTCCAACTCGTGAACTTAGCCGATACAAAGCTATATGATAGCACCCAATTTTTCCGATTCGGCGGTTCGATCTATGATCTATCATTCATGGACGTTGATAAGATCCCTCCATTTAGCAGCACCTTAGGATGGCATAGCCTTAAAATCAAAGTGAAGGGCGAGGTTCAAACGAGGAAAGGCTTACGGTGGATACCTAGGCACCCAGAGACGAGGAAGGGCGTAGTAATCGACGAAATGCTTCGGGGAGTTGAAAATAAGCATAGATCCGGAGATTCCCGAATAGGGCAACCTTTCGAACTGCTGCTGAATCCATGGGCAGTCAAGAGACAACCTGGCGAACTGAAACATCTTAGTAGccagaggaaaagaaagcaaaagcgATTCCCGTAGTAGCGGCGAGCGAAATGGGAGCAGCCTAAACCGTGAAAACGGGGTTGTGGGAGAGCAATACAAGTGTCGTGCTGCTAGGCGAAGCAGCCCGAATGCTGCACCCTAGATGGCGAAAGTCCAGTAGCCGAAAGCATCACTAGCTTACGCTCTGACCCGAGTAGCATGGGGCACGTGGAATCCCGTGTGAATCAGCAAGGACCACCTTGCAAGGCTAAATACTCCTGGGTGACCGATAGCGAAGTAGTACCGTGAGGGAAGGGTGAAAAGAACCCCCATCGGGGAGTGAAATAGAACATGAAACTGTAAGCTCCCAAGCAGTGGGAGGAGCCCAGGGCTCTGACCGCGTGCCTGTTAAAGAATGAGCCGGCGACTCATAGGCAGTGGCTTGGTTAAGGGAACCCACCGGAGCCATAGCGAAAGCGAGTCTTCATAGCGCGCAAATTAAAAGATACAAAACTGCTTATGGACACCGAACCTGAGCGTGAATCTATCCTATGACCAGGAAAAAATTCACCTCAACTTGGCGTTGCAGAGATTGGACATAGTTTATGATCTCATCAAGCATAACAGCTTTTCCAGTCACCTATAACAGAAGTTCAAGAAACTGTTTAAAATTCTGCACTTTTACTGTTTTTGTCAGAAAAATCTCATGTACAAGTGATTTGTTTCCAGACAGCTGCAAAGTTAGCATCCTCTGAAGTACCTTATTGCAACCAGGCACAAGATCTTGTAAGAGCTTCATTCTTTCACTGATTTTCTCTCTTCTAACCTGCAAGGATAAGATCCAAAAAGTGATCAGTAAGTTGAGATCTGACAGCAAAAAGATTCGAGTAAAAATGGTTAAAATATCATTATTGGTATAATTCATACTCTTTCAGCTAGGCTATGTGCATCAGTAGCCTGGCCCCTCCTGGCTCTAACATGAATATAGTCCTTAGGGGCCTCTGGTGGCTTAGAATTCTCCTTGTTTTGTTTCTGATTTCCATCCCCTGCAGCTTTGTCAGTGCCATTTGTGTCTGCCATGGCTTGTGTGGCATCTTTTTCATCCGCATTTTCTTCACCTGACTTGCTTCTTTTTGCATTTGATTCATTACTATCAGATGCACCCTGCATTTGATAAACTCTATTTAGTTTCCAAAAGCAAAgtaaaatatacaaaattgaAGAATTCTGTAAAGAAGCTTTCATTACATTGGCATCTTTGGCAGAGTTGGAGGAAGAGGGTGGTTCTTTTGCTTTCCCCCTAGCAATTGACTTCCTCTTCCTGGAATTGGCATCATTTTGGCCATTGTTGCCAGTTTCCCCAGTTGTGATCTGCTCAGAGACTGAAGAATTCTCCCTGGAATCACCAAATTCTGTGTTTTCAGGTGTCGAAGACCCTGACAATTTACTGAATTTCCTATCAGAAGCTGAGATACCATCCTGCAAAGAGCCATCTTTGCTGTCCTGAACATCCAATTGAGATCCAGAATTAACCTTGAGGGACTGATTACTTGAAACTCTGGAAAGCTTTCCAGAATCCAACTTCTGCACCAATCTGTTTTGCAATTCAGAATCATGCAGTGGTCCAATTTGGCTATTTAGGCCACCTAAACTCTTGTTGGCGAAACAAGAGAATCTTGCAGCCCTCTCAGCAAATCCGGGATCCGTTGGAAATGGTGTAAAACTTGAATGAGAAGGCAAATGGTGGCCAGGAATTGGCAAGTTCCCTCTGATCTGGTGATCCATCATTGACAGATTGAGCTTAGGAGGGGAATTCAGAGGAGTACTATAGCAAGAAGTATTAGTACTATTATTTCCACCTCCCATATAAGACTGAGGTGAAATTTCACCAGAGTTGCAGATGCTGCCTAATCGACCAATTAGTTCTCTCAGCACAACATTCTCGCCTCCATTACTACTGCCAGgaactcctcctcctcctcctcctcctcctcctcctccggcAGCATTCGACGCAGCTGGAGACGACACCATTGAGCTCAATGCAGACTCAAAGGGATCATTCTGATCCAATGAATTGTCCCAACTGGGATTAAAAAAGCAATTCTGAAACTGCACTTCTGAGCTGCTGCAATTCAGCTCATTGCTGTGAAATCCTCCAATTCCACTCCCATAAGGCATTTGAAGATTCTCCCTCTCCATATCAAGAATCCCAAACAAAGACAATCCAGCAGTTTGTTACTTATTATTAGTACTTCAGTTAAGGAAGAATATAAGGCATAAACTGTGTGAATGTGATGTTTTCTTGGAACGAACAAGGTAACAGAAAGTGATACTAAAGCTGAAGTTGGAAGGAAAAAGTTGACAACTTTGTTCTTTAAATCCACTCAAATGAGAAAAAGAGTAGTAGTAGATGGTTAATATGTGCTGATCAGAGAGCAAAAAGCAGGGGAGAGAAAGcaagagagaaaagggagagatTAATGGAGGAAAGTGAACGGGAAGCGagaaagaaagataaagaaaagattTGTCTGTTTGACCTTTCTTATTTTAAgaactaattaaaaaaaaaaatcctacaaTTAATGCATTTATGTGTTCTGTACaaagtattcaaaagaaaaaaaaaatctcctcCGAAGACCTCAGTAATGGGCGGTGGGGGTGGTGTAATATTACTGTAATGCCGGGCCGTAAATGTCAAACTAGCTGATGTTTCCTCCGTTGTGGTGATGAAAGTTCTGTATTTTCTTGAGTCACAAATCACAATGCCTTAAAACCTAAATAGCGGCCATGCCATGCAGGGTAAGGGAGCACATTCTTCCTTTTCGGCCCGGCTGTGGTTTTCTGGAGCGGCCTGGCAGTGCATCTATGAATTAATTTTCACGTTTCTCCTAATCATGAACTCTACCTGAGTTGCGTGATCTAAACTCTCACTTATCTTATCTCAGGTTGGCATGTGATCTTAGAACTAACTCATGTTCTGCTATATTCATGAAATTCTGTTCATCTACGAACCGATCAGGTAGTACCACAAGACATAAATTTAAATCTCGACATATAAACTTTAATTATTTATCCTGAACCCACGGTCAGATCAGTAGTAGTAGGCAAGACTTAGATTTAAGGATCCCTTTGATGTACACTTCTTTCTCTTACTTTTGTCTGTAGAAACAGGCCCCAACATTAGCTAAGCAAATTTAAATTCGAGAGATCTTTGATGTAAATAACTTAGCTTCTTTATATCGTAGTTAACGAGACCACACGCGTTATCAGAAAGATTCGAATATAAGATCTACTTAGACGGATATACTTACTGGTACTTTAATCCTTATGTTAGCCCTTCTGTCATATATCATATATGAGTTTGTTTGTTTGTCTGGTTATCTAGGCTTTTCCTTGCTTTCATTTCTGTAATATATATTGAGAGGAAAGTACAGGGAAAGATCATTTGacctcttttgaattttttttgttgttttttctttggtttGCGAGGTGGTTTTTGTAAATCATACTTGCTGTTGTTAATTATACTAACACACTGCTATGTTACATGTTCTCAAGAAAGATTGGTGTGTAATCAATTGATTAAGTGCACAGTTAATTAGGATGATTAGTTAAAGAAGTGTTGATTATATGGCATAACGAAATAGGGTTTTTGTTGTTCTTGTGTTCCTGATTAGTCTGTGGACAGAAAGTATAGTGTGATTGAGTGCATGTTGTGTTCTGTGTGTGTCCGCCACGACATTTTGAAGCTATAGTACCTCTGTGGAGAAAGTGAAAGTGGCATTATTTaaataaactctttttttttttatttgcccATTTTAACTTCATAATTTTGTTTCATACTTTGGGCCTTTCTTGttaggtttctttcttcttagacTATTAAAAAGAactccgaaaaaaaaaaaaaaaaaaacagtgatCTGAGATGGCCATATTATATAATGGGGTAATGAGAAAAAAGGAATCTAGAGGGTCTCAAAGGCCCCACAATTACTAAAAAATAGATAATGGCAGAAATGTGATTCTTCTAAACAAGTTGTAGGATACAGCTATTGTTAGGAATGTGCAGTTGATAATATTAAAGAGTTCAGAAATGTAATTGTCATTCTTACGTTCCTGCTCATGTCAGATGCATTGGCATTTTCTTGATATCACTTCCATTCTTTTACTGCCCTTTTTAAGTAGTAGTAGAAAATGCAGACAAACGAAAGAAGGTTATTTAATGAGCAAAACTACAAGATCAATTAGGGGTATGTTTACCATCAAATAATAATACCCAAAGATTAAGAtagaaatttgatttttttcccCCCGAAAGGATTAAAATCTAGATTGGACCGACCAATCAGACCAGTtcggtaaaaaaaaaagggactaGCTCTACTTTGCATCcgaaattttaattttagacACTTTGTACTATAAATTCTCAAATTAACAGCATAGAAGACACTACGAAtcaataataattttttgaaagtgGTCAAAGGAGCCAATGCATAGCAGATAGAACAAAATGatattttgtaattaatttaTACGGTCTTTTATTTCATTGATTTTACTAATAATATTAGTAATTGGGATTATATAAATTAATGATAACATGCTGAAAGTGATCAAAAGGAATCGCAATTAGAACAAAATGATATATTGTCATTACTTTACAGCGTCCTTTGTCTCGTTAATTTTGCTAACATTATCTTCGATTAAATTTAAATAGGACAAACTTGAAGTTTAGGTGCAAACGGTCTAAAATTAAGAATTTAGGATGTAAAATGtctaaatcaaaatttaaaatataagtgaaaaaatg from the Coffea eugenioides isolate CCC68of unplaced genomic scaffold, Ceug_1.0 ScVebR1_872;HRSCAF=1626, whole genome shotgun sequence genome contains:
- the LOC113759033 gene encoding transcription factor bHLH78-like, with the protein product MERENLQMPYGSGIGGFHSNELNCSSSEVQFQNCFFNPSWDNSLDQNDPFESALSSMVSSPAASNAAGGGGGGGGGGGVPGSSNGGENVVLRELIGRLGSICNSGEISPQSYMGGGNNSTNTSCYSTPLNSPPKLNLSMMDHQIRGNLPIPGHHLPSHSSFTPFPTDPGFAERAARFSCFANKSLGGLNSQIGPLHDSELQNRLVQKLDSGKLSRVSSNQSLKVNSGSQLDVQDSKDGSLQDGISASDRKFSKLSGSSTPENTEFGDSRENSSVSEQITTGETGNNGQNDANSRKRKSIARGKAKEPPSSSNSAKDANGASDSNESNAKRSKSGEENADEKDATQAMADTNGTDKAAGDGNQKQNKENSKPPEAPKDYIHVRARRGQATDAHSLAERVRREKISERMKLLQDLVPGCNKVTGKAVMLDEIINYVQSLQRQVEFARLSLDCPWIQQQFERLPYSGISGSMLIFNSPKHFVDYYALPRLWVPRYPP